Sequence from the Estrella lausannensis genome:
CCTGCCCGTTAAAGGGCTTTTACCGACTCAAACACCGATTGCACCACTCTTCTTCTTTGAATCCTGTCAGCCCGAAACTTTCGGCAAGAAGGAATGGACGTTTGATTAGCATTCCGTTTTGACTAAGAAGGGAGAGTACCTCTTCTGTCGGTATGGACGCTATTTTTGCGCTCAGTCCCATCTCCCGGTAGAGCATGCCGGAGGTGTTGAGCAGCTTTTTGATATTCCCCCCCTGAAACTCAAGCATCGTTTCAAGCTCTTTACGGGAGGGAGGGTGTTTGACGATATCCCGCACTTCAC
This genomic interval carries:
- a CDS encoding Spx/MgsR family RNA polymerase-binding regulatory protein, giving the protein MILYIHMTCSTCKKALSFLERNKITCEVRDIVKHPPSRKELETMLEFQGGNIKKLLNTSGMLYREMGLSAKIASIPTEEVLSLLSQNGMLIKRPFLLAESFGLTGFKEEEWCNRCLSR